The following are from one region of the Paenibacillus sp. JZ16 genome:
- the clpC gene encoding ATP-dependent protease ATP-binding subunit ClpC translates to MMFGRFTERAQKVLALAQEEAVRLGHNNIGTEHILLGLIREGDGIAAKALIGLGLGLEKIQDEVETLIGRGQEQPTNIAYTPRAKKVIELSMDEARKLGHTYVGTEHILLGLIREGEGVAARVLNNLGISLNKARQQVLQLLGSSEAVSSHHGTPQNVSTPTLDSLARDLTAIAKEGNLDPVIGRSKEIERVIQVLSRRTKNNPVLIGEPGVGKTAIAEGLAQRIINNEIPETLRDKRVMTLDMGSVVAGTKYRGEFEDRLKKIMDEIRQAGNIVLFIDELHTLIGAGGAEGAIDASNILKPSLARGELQCIGATTLDEYRKYIEKDAALERRFQPITVDQPSPEEAIQILYGLRDRYEAHHRVKITDEAIEQAVKLSDRYITDRFLPDKAIDLIDEAGSKVRLHTYTIPPNLKDQEAHLEDIRKEKDAAVQSQEFEKAAALRDTEQKLREELEITKNQWKEKQGRTDSEVTPEDIADVVANWTGIPVNKLKEEETERLLNLEEILHSRVIGQEEAVKAVSRAVRRARAGLKDPKRPMGSFIFLGPTGVGKTELARALAEAMFGDENAVVRIDMSEYMEKHSTSRLVGAPPGYVGYEEGGQLTEKVRRKPYSVVLLDEIEKAHPEVFNILLQVLEDGRLTDSKGRVVDFRNTLIILTSNVGAEAIKKNSTLGFTAVTDAGRDYNNMKGKVMDELKKSFRPEFLNRIDEIIVFHSLEEKHIAEIVTLMSDELRKRLKEFEVHFELTDKAKAFIAKEGYDPAFGARPLRRAIQKHIEDRLSEELLKGTVAKGDSLVIDEANGELVVNKSESVTAASAETE, encoded by the coding sequence ATGATGTTTGGCAGATTTACGGAACGTGCACAAAAGGTGCTTGCATTGGCTCAGGAAGAAGCAGTACGACTGGGGCACAACAATATCGGCACAGAACATATCCTGCTAGGACTTATTCGTGAAGGAGACGGCATTGCAGCCAAAGCGCTGATCGGACTTGGACTTGGTCTTGAGAAAATTCAGGATGAAGTCGAAACATTAATCGGACGCGGTCAGGAGCAGCCTACCAACATTGCCTATACGCCAAGAGCGAAAAAGGTAATTGAGCTCTCCATGGACGAAGCTCGTAAGCTTGGTCATACCTACGTAGGTACGGAGCATATTCTGTTGGGGCTGATTCGTGAAGGTGAAGGGGTTGCCGCACGCGTGCTGAACAACCTGGGCATTAGCCTGAACAAAGCCCGCCAGCAAGTGCTGCAGCTGCTCGGCAGCAGCGAAGCGGTATCGAGCCATCATGGCACGCCGCAAAACGTAAGCACGCCTACACTTGACAGCCTCGCTCGCGATCTGACCGCCATTGCCAAAGAAGGCAACCTGGATCCGGTCATTGGACGCAGCAAAGAAATCGAGCGCGTGATTCAGGTGTTAAGCCGCCGTACGAAGAACAACCCGGTGTTGATTGGTGAACCAGGGGTAGGTAAGACGGCGATTGCGGAAGGTCTGGCACAACGCATCATTAATAATGAAATTCCGGAGACACTGCGTGACAAACGCGTCATGACGCTGGATATGGGCTCGGTTGTTGCCGGTACGAAATACCGCGGCGAGTTTGAGGATCGCCTGAAAAAAATCATGGATGAGATTCGTCAAGCGGGCAACATCGTTCTGTTCATCGATGAGCTGCATACCTTGATCGGTGCAGGCGGTGCAGAAGGTGCGATTGACGCTTCCAACATTCTTAAGCCATCATTGGCACGCGGAGAACTTCAGTGCATCGGAGCAACCACACTGGATGAATACCGCAAATATATTGAAAAAGATGCTGCCCTCGAGCGTCGTTTCCAACCGATCACGGTGGACCAACCGTCGCCTGAGGAAGCCATTCAGATTCTGTATGGACTGCGTGACCGTTATGAAGCGCATCACCGCGTGAAAATTACGGATGAAGCGATCGAGCAGGCTGTGAAATTGTCAGACCGCTACATTACGGACCGCTTCCTGCCGGATAAAGCGATTGATCTGATTGACGAGGCTGGTTCAAAAGTTCGCCTTCATACGTATACCATACCGCCTAATCTGAAAGATCAGGAAGCGCATCTGGAGGACATCCGCAAAGAGAAAGACGCAGCTGTCCAAAGCCAGGAATTCGAGAAGGCTGCAGCGCTGCGCGATACGGAGCAGAAGCTCCGCGAAGAACTAGAAATCACGAAGAATCAATGGAAAGAAAAACAAGGACGTACCGATTCCGAGGTAACGCCGGAGGATATCGCCGACGTTGTCGCCAACTGGACGGGTATTCCTGTAAATAAACTGAAAGAAGAAGAGACCGAGCGTCTTCTGAATCTGGAAGAAATCCTCCACAGCCGCGTGATCGGTCAAGAGGAAGCGGTCAAAGCGGTCAGCCGTGCGGTTCGTCGTGCACGCGCAGGCTTGAAAGATCCGAAGCGTCCAATGGGCTCCTTCATCTTCCTGGGTCCTACAGGGGTAGGTAAAACTGAGCTGGCACGTGCCCTTGCTGAAGCGATGTTCGGAGATGAGAATGCGGTTGTGCGGATCGATATGTCCGAGTACATGGAGAAGCATTCCACGTCACGTCTCGTCGGAGCGCCTCCGGGATATGTAGGTTACGAGGAAGGCGGTCAGCTGACCGAGAAAGTACGCCGCAAACCGTATTCCGTTGTCCTGCTCGACGAAATCGAAAAGGCGCATCCTGAGGTATTCAACATCCTGCTTCAAGTGTTGGAAGATGGACGCTTGACCGATTCCAAGGGCCGCGTGGTGGACTTCCGGAACACCCTGATCATCCTGACCTCCAACGTGGGAGCGGAAGCGATCAAGAAAAATTCTACGCTTGGATTTACTGCGGTGACGGATGCAGGTCGCGATTATAACAACATGAAAGGCAAAGTGATGGATGAGCTCAAGAAGAGCTTCCGTCCGGAGTTCTTGAACCGGATTGACGAGATTATCGTATTCCACTCTCTGGAAGAGAAACACATTGCCGAAATCGTGACATTAATGTCCGACGAGCTGCGCAAGCGTCTGAAGGAATTCGAGGTGCATTTCGAGCTCACAGACAAAGCGAAGGCCTTCATTGCGAAGGAAGGATACGATCCGGCCTTCGGTGCCCGCCCGCTGCGCCGGGCTATCCAGAAGCACATCGAGGATCGTCTCTCCGAGGAGCTGTTGAAAGGTACGGTGGCCAAGGGTGATTCGCTTGTCATCGATGAAGCAAACGGCGAGCTGGTTGTGAACAAGAGTGAAAGTGTAACGGCCGCATCGGCCGAAACGGAATAA
- a CDS encoding protein arginine kinase — protein MSNLRFTDSALSEWMRGNGQDSDIVISTRVRVARNLQHLPFPLLATDQQSGEVLERLTNVLKNKDDLQDFGDLHVIKLSEIDELDKKVLVEKHLISPNLANESRNGAVILTEDESVSIMINEEDHLRIQCLYPGFQVREAWARATALDDVFESEIDYAFDDKRGYLTSCPTNVGTGLRASVMMHLPALVMTQQINRILSAVSQVGLTVRGIYGEGSEALGNLFQISNQITLGQTETEIIENLHSVALQIIEHEKNARARLLGESKLRITDRVMRSYGILSYAAVMDSKEAAQRLSDVRLGVDLGLLDGPEIPVMNELNVKTQPGFLQKTYGEGMTPSERDMYRAKLIRETLGNH, from the coding sequence ATGTCTAATCTCCGGTTTACCGATTCGGCGCTGAGCGAGTGGATGCGCGGAAACGGTCAGGATTCCGACATTGTCATCAGCACCCGTGTCAGGGTGGCGCGCAATCTGCAGCATCTTCCTTTCCCGCTGCTGGCAACGGATCAGCAGTCAGGAGAAGTGCTAGAGCGCCTGACGAATGTGTTGAAGAATAAGGACGATTTGCAGGATTTCGGGGATTTACATGTAATTAAATTAAGTGAGATTGATGAGCTGGATAAGAAGGTTCTTGTTGAGAAGCATCTGATCAGTCCCAATCTGGCGAATGAATCCCGAAACGGTGCAGTCATCCTTACGGAAGATGAATCCGTCAGCATTATGATCAATGAAGAGGATCACCTGCGCATACAGTGCTTATATCCCGGATTTCAGGTTCGTGAGGCATGGGCACGTGCGACGGCGCTGGATGATGTTTTTGAATCCGAGATCGATTATGCATTTGATGACAAGCGAGGTTATCTTACCAGCTGTCCGACCAATGTCGGAACCGGCCTTCGCGCATCGGTCATGATGCATCTGCCCGCTCTTGTTATGACACAGCAGATTAACCGGATTCTCTCGGCTGTATCGCAGGTAGGTTTGACTGTAAGAGGGATTTACGGCGAAGGCAGCGAAGCATTAGGCAACCTGTTTCAAATCTCGAATCAGATTACGCTCGGTCAAACCGAGACGGAGATCATTGAGAATCTGCACAGCGTTGCCCTGCAAATCATCGAGCATGAGAAGAATGCCAGAGCCCGGCTCTTGGGTGAATCCAAGCTCCGGATTACGGATCGGGTTATGCGCTCCTATGGCATACTGTCCTATGCGGCGGTGATGGATTCCAAGGAAGCGGCCCAGCGTTTGTCCGATGTTCGGCTTGGCGTGGATCTCGGCCTCTTGGACGGTCCGGAAATCCCGGTCATGAATGAACTGAATGTGAAGACGCAGCCGGGCTTTCTGCAGAAGACCTATGGAGAGGGCATGACTCCTTCCGAACGCGACATGTACAGGGCTAAGCTTATCAGAGAAACATTGGGTAACCATTAA
- a CDS encoding UvrB/UvrC motif-containing protein has protein sequence MICQECGKRPATLHFTKIVNGEKTEFHFCETCAREKGELIPGTSNGFSIHSLLSGLLDLDPSGKGQSPGAKMAQTLQCEECGMTYSQFSKLGRFGCSSCYKYFSDRLDPLFKRVHGGTSHVGKVPKRTGGRIQIKRQIDELKKELQIRIVQEEFETAAEIRDQIRELERNMAQG, from the coding sequence ATGATATGCCAAGAATGCGGTAAACGGCCGGCGACACTTCATTTCACCAAAATTGTGAACGGGGAGAAAACGGAGTTTCATTTTTGTGAAACCTGTGCCCGCGAAAAAGGGGAATTGATCCCCGGCACGTCGAATGGTTTTTCTATACACAGTTTGCTGTCAGGTCTTCTGGATCTGGATCCTTCAGGCAAGGGCCAGAGCCCCGGCGCAAAAATGGCCCAGACGCTGCAGTGCGAAGAATGCGGTATGACGTATTCCCAGTTCAGCAAGCTTGGCCGGTTCGGCTGCAGCTCGTGTTATAAATACTTTTCGGATCGATTGGATCCATTGTTTAAGCGAGTCCATGGAGGAACATCCCATGTCGGCAAAGTGCCAAAGCGTACAGGTGGCCGGATTCAGATCAAACGCCAAATTGATGAGCTTAAGAAGGAGCTTCAAATTCGGATCGTGCAGGAGGAGTTTGAAACGGCTGCCGAGATCCGGGACCAAATCCGTGAGCTGGAGCGAAATATGGCTCAGGGATAA
- a CDS encoding CtsR family transcriptional regulator, with protein sequence MRNISDIIEQYLKSILQESPEGTVEIQRNDLAEQFSCVPSQINYVISTRFTLEKGFLVESKRGGGGYIRIQRIELPQHTALQQHLHHTIGSMIDQTVAEGLIYQLEESRFLTKREASVMRAAISRECLNVKLPYRDELRARIMKAMLISLLGK encoded by the coding sequence ATGCGTAATATCTCTGATATTATCGAACAATACCTGAAGAGCATACTGCAGGAAAGTCCGGAGGGTACCGTTGAAATTCAACGCAACGATCTGGCGGAGCAATTTTCTTGCGTTCCTTCCCAGATTAACTACGTGATCAGTACACGGTTTACGCTGGAGAAGGGCTTTCTTGTCGAGAGCAAGCGCGGCGGGGGCGGGTACATACGCATCCAACGTATCGAGCTTCCCCAGCATACTGCACTCCAGCAGCATCTTCATCATACCATTGGCAGCATGATTGACCAGACGGTGGCTGAAGGATTGATTTACCAGCTGGAGGAGTCCCGTTTTTTAACGAAGCGGGAGGCCAGCGTGATGCGGGCCGCCATTTCACGGGAGTGCCTGAATGTGAAGCTTCCTTATCGGGATGAGCTGCGTGCAAGGATTATGAAGGCGATGCTTATTTCTTTATTAGGTAAGTGA
- a CDS encoding GntR family transcriptional regulator, with protein MSITRKNGPLYLQIKKIIKDRILHGEYPLGSHIPSEPQLEQEFNVSKMTVRNAIQELYQEGYVEKRSGVGTIVTRNTSFSKLSKGKLFTEILVEEGHQIRKRHLKTEWVLNEPDSELFLKFGERCLLIERLYLLDGSPFIYYTHYVSSQVDMGEEFGSTELPSLYDRIEESQITLENFRDRFLATVANEETASLLEVSVGSPLLKRLRTSYDGTGSIIEYSIGYYNTELQHYLISYDA; from the coding sequence ATGTCGATCACGCGGAAGAACGGTCCGCTATACTTGCAAATCAAGAAGATCATAAAAGATCGGATTCTGCATGGGGAATATCCACTCGGCTCCCATATTCCTTCCGAGCCGCAGCTGGAGCAGGAATTTAACGTTAGCAAAATGACGGTCCGCAATGCGATCCAGGAGTTGTATCAGGAAGGATATGTAGAGAAGCGGAGCGGGGTAGGAACGATTGTGACCCGGAATACTTCCTTCTCCAAGCTTTCCAAAGGCAAGCTGTTTACCGAGATTCTGGTCGAAGAAGGACACCAGATTCGGAAGCGTCACCTGAAGACGGAATGGGTGCTTAATGAGCCGGATAGCGAACTGTTCTTAAAATTCGGGGAGCGGTGCCTGCTTATTGAACGATTGTATTTACTGGACGGGAGTCCTTTTATTTACTACACTCACTACGTGTCATCCCAAGTGGATATGGGTGAAGAGTTCGGTTCCACCGAACTACCGTCTCTCTATGACCGCATCGAGGAAAGTCAAATTACGCTGGAGAATTTCCGCGACCGTTTCCTGGCAACCGTGGCAAATGAAGAGACTGCCTCCTTGCTTGAAGTAAGTGTAGGCTCTCCGTTACTGAAGCGGCTCAGAACCTCTTATGACGGGACAGGCAGCATCATTGAATACAGCATCGGTTATTACAATACGGAGCTGCAGCACTACTTGATCAGTTATGACGCTTAA